The genomic window CTCTGAATCCTCATTTTCACTCAGTTGTCTCAAAACATTTGGTAGTAATGAAAGCCAAATGGCCTCagaacaaaactgaaaacatcccagCCCTGCTGTTATTTCCAACTGAAGTACGTTATGCTGTCATTATGCATTAGCCACAATAACAGACGATAATAACACAagactttgtgtttttaatgcaaTAAAGGGTTTGATAGAACACTGATTTGGAATATTTCCTTGTCATGGATTTGGCAGCACGATAAGTTTAAACTGCCTCTTCATGAAGTGAAATGCCTACTCAGCAAGTTAACACCTTTCAGTCCAAATATCACATAAATGCATCTCTAAAACTCTCGAGTGAAAATATTTCTCTGTggtatttgcattttaatataGTACAACATACTTGTTCATACTGTAGCCAGGATAtcaggtgtgaatatgagttTACTTATGACAATTCAAACCAGCAGCTAATAGATGTGATTAAACAAACATAGGGGTGTGAGTATCTAGCCCATTTTCtactgcacaaaaaaacccactaacacctgccaacatctggctttttaatataatgtgaaaggttatagTCAGCATTTCCACCCGGCTCAACTGACTCTGCAGTAGTTACGGGTATTTATCGGCTCTGGCTCTGATTTGCAGTGATCCAAACACAACACCAGGGTGaacatgctaattttagccccttcaCCTACACAGTGCAATGCTACGCCATGAAAAAATATTGTCCGTCTTCACCCAAGCTGCACTCAAACATcgatccaaattagtctgcatcaagtttgaaagagagactgaataaataaaggcCATTTCATAAATTCCAAGTTTGCGTGATTGCTTTGGTCCATGTGATGCAAATCTCATCATCCATCCACATCAGCAAGGGTCTGCTAACCTCTGTGCACAGCCCTTTTTTTGTGACTGCGCAGACTGTATGCAGAGCAAGCCAACTGCGCATGCTCAAATCTCTTGTTCCACATTCCAGTCTAGTCCAAAACACAGAGGACAAGTCAGCTGCTGCACTGTGGTTAAGTTAGTTATAAGTTGGATATTTGATAGACATTCAGTCCAGACCCAGCAGCAGCTTCTTAGTTTCAGTTTCGCCCGACGACGGCAGTAGGAGGACAGAAAGCTCACTTCACTGCCAGGGGCTGACACGGACCTGCAATTGTATGATGAATGTAACGGTGTGCGTGTCAGCGTGaccacagctgtctgcagaTATTCAATGTGAAAAGTATGTCTGAGCCTTAAGAGAcatatataaaaagaagtaaccacagTAAGtactttctactgtttactaacctttTTTCCGGCCTGTCTGTGATGTTGAACGTGAAACACCAGTGGGACACCTGTGCTAAAAAACCCTCCATATACATGATAATTTTAGTGGAAATCAGCTATCTGAAggccctttcccactgcacaaaataatgactaacaCCAACCAAGACCTGACTTTTgtatgtaatgggaaaggttacaactGATATTCACACCCAGGTCAattgactctgcagtagtcatgggtatttatcagctccatcTCTGATCTGCAGttatggaaatacaacacccaTGTGAACGCGCTAATTTAACCCCTTTACCAGCGAGATACAATGACGAGCTGCCACAAAATACCGTCCACCTCCgcccaagcagcgctcaaacatcgatccaaattagtctgcaccgaATTTAAAAAGAGGGACtaaataagtaagagatatatcaaaaaagaagtaaccaacGGAACATTTTCACTGCATTACGTTCGACTGTTTACTTATCTGTTTTACGACCTGACCGTGATGTCAAACATGACacaccaataaaaaaacaaaaatgcatcacatctgctgcagcaccgTGTACACAGTTCTAGTCTACTGGCAAGGGGAGAGGAGTCTATAGCCAATTTTTAGCAAGTTTCCCCATGCTTAAGAAACCCGTGTACATGGGTGTGAGTCTTTAAGTGTGTGTAAAGGTGAATGAGATCAGTGTAGAGCTCACCTCTATCTCTTTGAATGGGGGAGTTGTCTCTGGGCTGCGAGGGAAAAACACCAGCactaaagtgatggtgagagcCAGTAAGAAAATGGGGATAACGCCCAACctggagagacacaaaacacacacacacacactgttaaaaCAAAGAGGATAATATGAGGATACCCACTGCTGATTTGTGGTAAGACTTGCAGTAAACACAGGGTTATCTGAGGataatgtctttataaagtaCCAATCAAAACAATGGCGttctttattgtgtttttaaaaagttgttaACTTTTCAATCAAGTAAATAGCACCATGTTTCACCCCATTTAAACTTTACTGTAATTGCCCCTTACACAACTGCGGTGTTCAATGTCACAGTGTATTTTACATAGACATAAACATTTACTGACTTGAATAGTATTAGGGTATTTTGTGGTCACTGCACCAGTTGTAATCAGCAGGGACTGGAAGGTGCATGGTCCCAGCAATCAACCAGTAAAGCTGCATGTTGTATTAATTGATTGTTTGACAGAATTTTGGTGAGAGGTCAGGAAACGTTATTTTTGCTGGTCTATctgggtaaaaaacaaaaacttttaatggcaaaaaatagtttcatattttttatgttatcttattttttacagcatttgtctcttgtttttgtaaatgttatATACCCATGAGTATTGAATGACGTAGTCTCTAGTTTTCTTTCCCGATAAGTTAATTGTATGCTCCAAACACCAGGCTAATTTTTTTTCTAAGTAAAAAAATCCGTTGTAATAAATGCTATTCTGATTGTGGTTCTTTTGTGTAAAATCCATGCCAAATTGTTATAAAAAATATGttagtttaatttattttattgttttttcctCACAGCTAAAGGTGTCTCATTAATCTGGGTCTTATCTTCAATGTGACAGCTAATTCGACTATAGTCATTTTTCCTCCCTTGAACACACCTCTGTGTTAAGTAGTTAGATATGTTTAGATTTTCTTTGTATCAACGGCTACCCGGTAAGTTAAACATATGCCGAATTTTCGAGAAAACCTTACTAATGCTAtatattacattatttatgtTCCAGATAATGTTTGCTTCGGCCAAGAAGCAAACCAACATTTAAGGGGTGGAAATGTCAATGGAATAAGGCACTGATTGATTCAGTTGCACATAAATTGTCCCCGATCGCTATTGTCCATTAGTTTAACATTATGCAAATGCATTCAAACCGGGATAGGAGAAGGAGTATGTGGAGGTGCTCATCTCACTCACTTTGCTGATCCAGAAGCTCTCAGCAGCATCATCCCAATCACAAGAGCTGCAATCCAAACGACCGCAATGATGAAAACGCCCGTTCCGACTTCCAACACAGTGCTTGCCATTTTTGAAAAGCAAAGTTTGAAGGTAGTTTACCCAACAGACAGGACAGTTAATCGGTGAGGTGGGTAAAATATGATTTTACGACCGACGTTCGGCACACTGATAACGACGCAATGCTGTATCTAGACAAGTTAACTACACACTAAGTTACATAGTGTAGCTAGCAACATTAGCTAACTGTAACTTTCACAGTTGTGTGGGCATGTTAACGCTAGCTGCCACGGCTAACGTTACATCTGCTATGCTGACACCGACAGTTGCATGCTTAGAGAAAAATGTAACTTATGATGTTCCACATGCATTTtttccgtgaaaaaaaaaatcgttgCTGTCCAATAACCCGTAATTTCTCATGTAGTAGTGATCAGTTGAAGTGCTGGATTAGTCGTTCCCCATCGCGTCTTCTGCTTCCTGGTAACAGCAAACTGGAACTTGATTGGATATACGAATTCAAGACGGGCCAATCATATGCGTCGTTACTTGAAATAGACTTTAATAATATATCCATGGTGCACATGGGAAAAGTTTTTGCAAGAAAGCACTTTctggtagatttttttttctattttaagtTAAACCATGATCATATCCCACACCAAACAGGAAAAGGCTCTCTAGCAGAAACTCCTTAAGGCAGTTCTGCCAACAGCGAGCTGGGTGAAGATATGTAGCTCATGGGCTATTGTGCTTTCCCCCCATTCACAGTGGCATAACGTTaggcctacatacagacagtgCGGTGCATAGACAGGCCCCTGGGGTGGGGGGCCCGTAGAGACTAAgagttttcatttatttagcctatttatttatttatttttggtcaactAGTCAGTAGCAGTCTATAACAAAATTACAtacttattctacataaactaaaaaaaaaatgtgaagaatttacacaaacagttaCATGTTAAATGAATCATTTGTTATTCATATTGGTGTTTTTGCCTtatacagatatgcaaaaatgaTTGCTGGGTAAGATGTTGATATTGacatttgatcatgtgaccagaTGATACAATATACGGTATAATTTAGACACAAAATCCCGTCATAATAGTTTGCACTGGGGCCTATCattgtaactaccttacgccactgccCATTCATACAATACCCATGTGTTCTCTTACCTTTATTCAGTATACTTAAAAGAGCATTCTTATCAAGCTTTTTTATATTCTCTTTTTTATCACCATTTAATAGCCTACTAGGTTGATCACTTCATCATTCAAAAGCCACCTCATCAACCTCACCACCAAATGGATATCTAGCCTACCTGCAACCAGATAAAATCAATAGCAAACAATCTACGATTGAGTGGGCCTCAATTACCacagcctacacacacacacacacacagagggctaCAGGGTGAACTCAGGTAATTTGCTGcatcaggtaaaatgggacaaatAAGGTTTCACATCTCAGGCTTTTGAATATTAGCAGCCAGTCACCACCAAACATGTTATTGCATTATGAGTGCAAATGTGCTTTACACGAAACAATCATTTTGGATTTGTCTGAGACAACAATGATTGCAAAGCaaggatttaaaaaaatcactggtCCCAGAGATCGCAGTGTAAGCCATGTGGCATgttgattttctctttttggttaTTAGAGTCCAGCGGCTAAAACAATAAAGGTATGCAACAAAAATGTCTGTAGGATCTAGCATTTTATGAACTGTTTGACTTTGACtcaccaaaatattttcacaatgcactttacttttttttaaatttggggtTTTGAGTGTGAGACtaaaatgaaaccaaaaaaatgaagctaaaatGAGACGTTTTTCTGAAGTGAAACCAGCATGTTTTTAGGCTACCAGGTCTGATAAATTCATGAGTTATGCTGTTGTGTGCCACTCTGTACtatcacagacatttttttgctattttatgtcacttaaaaatattaaagatgATTCAGTGAGTCCATGTCAGCCACAGTAGTCCAGAATTAGCCATCAATGAGTGTAATTACATGGATATGAATAACCCATTTATGAGGGTTATCCCAGTTATGATCATATTGGAGTTATGGTTTttacatgagcacagagaagtCAGGTTATTCATATATCCCAGTTTCTTTCAGAGGGCTCCAGTGAGCATATTCAGGTTTCTCATAAACAGAATGTGGTATTTACAtgctcaaacacataaacaggatactccaaaaacacaatcataaatgggttattcatgtccatgtaaatgcactcaTTGCTGCAcacatgcaagcacacacagGCATGTCTATAGACAATATGGCACCAAGGAAACAGCCAGCAAAAGAACAGGTAAGGTATGGCAGAAAAGTAGGATgatctttttttattaaatatttggGTTATATTTATGGTTTCATGAATTAATGGCAGAATTGATAAATGGATTTaaccatttaaacaaaaaaacaaacatgaaagtcCCATTTTTGTCATCACAGTGAGGTAGTAGTTCTCGATGTGTTTGAagatctgtattttctaaagTATTTTACTTGGCAACAGTTTTTCTTCATAGAAATAAAGCAGAGATCCAAAACAAGTTCTAAAAGTTATCCTTTGTGCAGTCTTCAGAGTTTTGGGTGGTTTTCTTGTTGATCTACCAAAAAGTGTCCCAAATTATCTGACTTCACCCTAACCTACACACACGCTCAGAATCTGGAGGCTACTTCAGATTCTATTTTAAACAAGCTACAATAATGACTTTGAGCATAAAGCATATTTGATTCAGGCACACTTACTATAGCTACAACTACAGTTATCACCACAGGTGTTCGCACAGTAACTGGCTTTGCCGGTGGCTGGTCACTGCAAATTGCCTGTACAGCTTCTGCTTGGGTTCTTTTGACATTTCATTCAAAACAATTTTCTGGTCGTTAATGGACAGAGTGTGTCGTAGTGTTATAGTGGTTAATTCACTGCAAGTTACAGTGCATTTGTTCAGCATGCATTCCCTGAAGCCACTTAGGTCAGATGGCTTCTGTACAGCATGCAATGTTAAGTTATGCACTTCTCAGTGTATGAAACCGCCCTGGTGGACCCAAGAAGTTAGAAATAGAACTGGACACAGGTTTAGATCACAGTTAAAACCCACTGCCTGAAAACCATGTCCATCTTCAATTTTCTTAATTGGACAACATTATGAAATGATAGGCTATAAACAAGGGGGTTTCTGCAAAGTTCTGTTCTTTTGATATAGAGTcaatgctgctgtgtgttttcagccGGGAGTATCGAGACAGAGGTGTCATAGGAGTGGAACAAGTTACCAGTACCAGTACCCAGGGCCCCAATGGGAGAGGGGCCTTGAAAAGCCTGGAATGAatagtttagttttgttttttatttctaagtaaTTAGTGCCACCATAAATTTAAATTTGGTGAATAAATAAGTTGAAGACTTAACTTTGTATAAAATAATAGCGGGAGCTCCCTAAGGCCCTTCTCGCTGACTTTGTAAGACTTCAAAAGGTGTGTGAGAGCACAAAGACTTGGATCAAGAGAAAAACGAGAGGGGCCCACAGAGACGCATAGGGCCCATAATTTGGTGCTGCGCCCCTGTATCCAGACGGACATTTCTAGTCTCAACTGAAATCTCTATCTATTGTATCTCTTATGTGCAGCAGTGGTTCAGGTTCCCATGAGTCCACCTGTCTGTTTTGAAGCATGTAATTATTAATGCGGACCGACAGGGGGCTGGCCAGACCGGCGATTCAAAGGCATGTGTGTCagcgcgtgcgtgcgtgcgtgtgtgcgctcCAGTCCCACTTGAAGTGGTGCTGTGCGTGCTTACTAGAAGAAGACATGTTGCCTTTAAGTGACCCTCGTAAGATCCAAGCCCCCAGCGTTTATTAATGAGTTGGATACTTCAGAAGTCACATGGCAGAGGACTGGATCCCAGTCACAATATCATTTAGAGCAATCAACAcggaaaataaaaagtaaaccaCAAGTTCACACCCAACTACCAAACTGTGTGTGGAGTTTGGTGCTCTCACAGTTTTTGCCTGGAATTCCTTCAGATGATTTGATTTCCTCTGCAATCTCGACaataacagacagattaaagaCTCTTCCAGAGTGGAGAGAGCAAGCAAACACTATGCTGATAATTTAAGACCCTGACTTGTAACCTCATATCCAGCCagggttttgtttctgtttgagcTGTTCAGGCTTAGTCACCAGTAAACCAGAATAGGTAAGAAAATAACTGAATTAAGAGAGCTGCATATATATTCAATGACTAAATACAATTCACAAATGTCCAAATGGAGTGATGCCCATTTTTGAATTTCAGTTCTGGTCTGGTTACTATAATTCAGATACTACACACAAGCCAGAATGAGTGCATTAGCACAGGCTATTATTAGAAAAATGCAGAAATTAATAACAGATTAATTGAGTTTCTTGCAACAATTAAGGCAAAAAATGTGACATGTATATCCTTTCTTGCAGGATAATGTAGTTGATGGTTGTAGACCAATGTCCCTCACTCTCACAGCCTGTGTCACAATCTACTTTTTGCCATGATGcacaatacatttgaaaacaaatgtaatgaTCAAATAAGATTAGGCTGTACACTTTTCAATTTGACTGACTTTTAGTTTATGCCAAAACagaacacagaaaacatttctcATACATATGTGAGTGATACTGAAAATCCTGGTTATTGAGTGAAGATCTTTTGTGTCATCCAAGCTGAGCAGGAAAAGAATAAAGGCTACAGGAAGAATAAAACGTGTTTTTGGTGCTTCATCACCTCCAACTCATTGCTTTGAAGCAGTATTTCCAAACAACCTCAGCACTCATTCTCAATGTGGTTGCAGGGGTTACCGTTCTCGCGAAGCCCCCACACGTGATTGCCGTATTTCCCATGGACACTGGAAGGCATCAGCAGCCCGGTGTTGGGAAAAACGGGGAGCGGAGATGGAGGTGGGAGGGGCCTGGCATGGCTGACGTCACCGGCTGTGTGGAGGAGTATAGGCTGTGCTGTCAGCCCAGTGTCAGTCTGATGAAGATTGGCATGCAGGTAAgctgtcattcattttcaatgtcaGTGCATGGGAGCAGGGCTTTACCACTTCAGCgtccttttttcccctttcccCCCCCTTCATTACAAAAGGCAGGACATTATTCATACAGTCAGACAGGCAGCCAGgccacagagagagggagagagagacagagggggagagagagagagggagggaaagaaagagagagagagagaaagagagagagagagagagagagagagagggagggagggagagagggaggaggagggggagaggagggggagaaaaaagagagagggaaaggagaggagatgcATTTTTGTGCTGGACTGAAAGaccagtggattttttttcttttgcttgatGCGgcgtttggatttttttttaaatgtgtcggTAATGTTTGTGATGCAAGTATGTAGGATGTACTGTTGTATTTAGCGGAGGGTGCGTTTGTGCAAAAGCTCGTGATTTAgagaataatgataatagtgAGCGGAGGACAGAATGAGTGCAGGGCTGCAGGCAGCTGCCGTTTGATTTCCACGGCTTTGTCAATTAGCACCGGAGCGCTACATCGCGTTCTGATCATTTGTACATTTACACTGAATGTGTGATGGTGTGAATCTCCCGTGCAGAAACcgtgttgttttgtattttgactGCCACTGCAATTTTCGTAATGTTAAAGTTACgcggtgtttttttaattggagtaaaaatggttttattttgactgGTGTGTTTGTAGAGAAAACGGTAAAGATTTTCCAGTGTACAATAACTTACTCTCAGATTTGAAGTTAAtatagcagttttttttttaataataaattttattatagacagttgtgtgtgtgtgtgtgtgtgtgtgtgtgtgtgtgtgtatgtgtgcactgtgtgtgtggctgtgtttgtttatgacaaaaacaaacaaataaccaCAGGATATGTCAAACTGAAGAACATATATTGCTCATCACCTTTAGTTAGAAATGTAGCTTTTTTAATGGATGATTTAAATAGCTTAGGTTTTGTGAATTTATGCTTATTTATAAGCATAACTTTTTAGAGGCGTCTGTCTTTATGTCTGATTGCAGTTCATGCACAGCAGTTTTTCAAagtaagatatatatatatatatatatatatatatatatatatatatataaatacaaagctAATGTCTTCCATTTATTCCAGGAAAATGTGAAGCACCAAACAGCCATTTTATAACTTATCTGTATTTTAAAAGGTCGAACCCTCTTTGCACTTCTCGCTGAATCCATCTTTGATTGAAGTGTTTTTAAAGCTCAAACTATCTGCATCTCAGTCAGGTCTAATGTTTACTCCCAGCCTTCCCTGCCCTGCAAAAACCTCTCCAGACTGAACACTGGCCTTCTTTGTGTGCCACTCACCACTTTCTACTTCAGATGACTAGTTTATTCCACAATTGCTGGAATGACTGTTTCACTCACAGGAGACGTTTGACTGGCATGAAATGCAGTCAGTGCGATTTGATGGAGACGGTGTCGCTCAGACAGCTTGTCTTGAATCCTGGGGCCCTGTTGGATTTGATTTGAATGAAGACGCAATTAAAAAGGCACAGATTCGCAGGTCGATGGCTGTGTTTTGGTAGTTGTGTGAGTCAAACCAAGTCATCTGTTCAAGTCGCTTTCAGCTTCGATCTCTGTCCCTCAGATATCAAATAATGTACACAGATTTGGCAAACACAtctaaataaaatttaaaaaaaatacatgtttctaAATGTTAAGTTCAGGAAATATAACTGGGTTACTTGACAGTTTCTTTGTTGTCATCTGTCAATGGTAAAAACGTTACAACTGTATATTGCAAAGTAAAGGCCCCTCACAGCAAAGACTATAGTCTGAGCCCTGGGAGTACATTAGCTTAATTAAATATGCCTGAACCATTTGTTTACTAATCATCTGCTTCCCTGAGAAATCACAATGGCGATTTAGACCACTTTAGCTTCCTCCGTCAAACACATTCGGCAGGTGCAGAGTGCTGAGCATAAAATCCCATGAGGAGCTAAACTCGCACCCCCTGTGAAAGTAAATGCTTTGAAAgacactgttgttgttgctgtgaatCGCTGTTGAAAGACCAAAAGAAGGTCTGTTACCTTTTACATTATTCAAATGAATGTGTACCTTTGTCTGTGTCTCAAAGTGGATGATTCAGCTGGGAGTGAATTttgacagtgcacacacacactcaaacacatgaGTCGAAACGCAT from Epinephelus lanceolatus isolate andai-2023 chromosome 11, ASM4190304v1, whole genome shotgun sequence includes these protein-coding regions:
- the tmem218 gene encoding transmembrane protein 218, with protein sequence MASTVLEVGTGVFIIAVVWIAALVIGMMLLRASGSAKLGVIPIFLLALTITLVLVFFPRSPETTPPFKEIEIVDTLFIGRYVLLAVVSAVFLVVFFMLLPFHFLEPVYAKALRTH